The genome window CGCGCGCTTCCGGTCCGTACGATTGCGACTGCACCGCTTCCTTGCCTTCCATGATCGCGGCTTCCGCCAAAATAATACCGGCGGTGATTACCCCTTGACCGCCCGAGCCTGATAATCGGATCTGGTTCATACTTCTCCCTCCCCTGCCATGCAGATGACCTGCGCATATTCGCTGCAATATTCGGGGAACTGGCTCTTATGCAGTACACCGGTCGGAATTTTTCCTTCGCGCTGTTCTTCGCTCATTTTTTCGTAAGCGATCAGCGGCACGGCTTGCTGGCTCATGCCTTTCAGCATCGCGGCCGCATCGCCGAGCTTGTTGCGACGGCCGTATGAGATCGGGCACGGCGTCATTGTTTCAACAAACGAAAACCCCTTATTGGCGATGCCCTCTGCAATCAGGTCAACCATCTGGTTCACATGATAGGCCGTACTGCGTGCAACATAGGTCGCACCGGCCGCCTTCGCCAATTCACAGGCGTCAAAAGCACGGTCGACGCTGCCATAAGGCGCAGTTGTCGCCTTCTTGCCGAGCGGCGTGAGCGGCGATGCCTGACCGCCGGTCATGCCGTAAATGTTGTTGTTAAACAAGACGACGGTCAGATCGACGTTGCGCCGTGCGCCATGGATGAAATGGTTGCCGCCGATAGCCGTGCAGTCGCCGTCGCCGGTGATGACGATGACGTTCAGTTCCGGATTTGCCAGCTTGATGCCGGTTGCAAACGGGATCGCCCGACCGTGCGCGGTATGCAGCGTGTCAAAGTCCATATAACCGGAAGCGCGCGATGAGCAGCCGATGCCGGATACGATCACCGTTTTGTTTTGATCAAGGCCCTGTTTGTCGATGGCCTGCGCAATCGCTTTCATCACGATGCCGTTGCCGCAGCCGGGACACCAGATATGGGGCAGACGATTCATACGGAAATATTTTTCGTGCGCTCTCACTTTGCCACCTCCGCGTTCAGGTCTTCTATCGCCGCGACGATTTCCTGCGGCGTAAAGATCTCCGTATCATATTTAGGCAGCGATACCACCTTGGCCTGTCCGGCAGCGACCCGCTCCACTTCCAGCACCAATTGGCCGTAATTCATTTCCGGCACCAGAATCGCTTTTGCCTGCGCCGCAATCTTCTTGATGATCTTGTCGGCGAACGGCCAGATCGTCATCAAGCGTACCATGCCGACCTTGACGCCTTTCTTGCGCGCCGCTTCCACGCCCGCATACGCGGTCCGCGCCGTGCCGCCGTAAGCGACGACAACGATTTCCGCGTCCTCCATGAAGAACTCATCATAATGCGTGATTTCATCCTGCGCGCGCATAATTTTTTCATGCAAACGGTGCGTGACATCTTTGGTCAGTTTAGCATTGCCGCTCGGAAAACCGGTTTCGTCATGAAAGAGACCGGTGACATGATAACGATGTCCGGTTCCGAAATCGGCCGGACTCGGCACCAAGTCGTCCATCGGTTTGAACGGTTTGTATGGTTCGCCTTCGGTTACGACCGGCTTGCGGCGCGGATAAACGTCGATTTCTTCGGGACGCGGCAGTACGACGCGCTCGCGCATATGCCCGACGACTTCATCGAGTAAGATGATGACTGGCGTACGAAACCGTTCTGCATAATTAACAGCCTTTACCGCAACATCAAACGATTCGCGCACGGTCCAAGGCGACAGCGCGATCATCGGATGATCGCCATGCGTACCCCAGCGCGCCTGCATGATATCTCCCTGCGAAGGAGATGTCGGCTGGCCGGTCGAAGGACCGGTCCGCTGCACATTGACGATAACAGCCGGAATTTCGGCAATGCAGCCATAACCAATCAATTCCTGTTTCAAAGAAAAGCCAGGGCCGGACGTCGCCGTCAGAACTTTTTTACCGGCCAGCGCCGCGCCAAGCACGACAGCAATACCGGCAATTTCATCTTCCATTTGGATGAACGTGCCGCCAAGCGCCGGCAGCGCTCCGGCCATGTGTTCGGCAATCTCGGTCGACGGCGTGATCGGATAACCGCCAAAAAAGCGCACGCCTGCGGCTAAAGCGCCTTCAGCGCAGGCTTCGTTGCCCTGCATCAATCTTGCTTCGCTCATTTGCTCACCTTCTTTTCCACATAAATGGCATAATCCGGACAGCGCAATTCGCACTGGCCGCAGCCGATACAGTCTTCACCTTTGAGGACTTGAACCTTACTCAAGGTATCGAGACCCAGCACTTGTTTCGGGCAGAGCCCGACGCAAATGTTGCAGCCTTTGCATCGCTCGCTGATAATTGTGATTTCGTGTTGCATACTGCGCCTCCCTGAATTTTTCTTCAATAATCTTCGCTCGACTGGCGGGATAAGCTGCAAACTGTTTGCGCCGCCATGCGAACCGCATCGCCTTTTACATTGACAACAAAGAACTGTTCTTCTCTGCGTTCAAAGAAAAATCCTCCAGCCAATGCAAGAAACTTTGGCTCACAAATGTGAAAAGCCTGCCGCAGCAGGCTTTCTCTTGCGAAACGAACCTCGTTGCCTCTCGTCAAAAACATCGCCTTGCTTCAGCAAATGATGCAGCCTGTTATTTCTCTATTTCCCGCAGCACTATTTCTTGCAACAATTCGTTTGTCCGTTTCACCGGGACTAAATTGTTAAAATTAATTCTATCATTCTCGACCACGCTGCGTCAAGGCGAACAACTTACACAAAAACGCCATTTCGCCCCTTGACACGTCATTGAATATTATGGTACCATTGGCATCATCAATTATATACTGACTTCATCGAGAGCAGCCGAGGGACTGGCCCTATGACGCTGCGGCAACCATCGCAATCTTGCGAACGGTGCCAAATCCATCAGGATCTTTCCTGACAGATGAAGAGCGGATCGCCTCGTAAGCCGATCGAGCCTCTTCACTGTGTGAAGAGGCTTTTCCTTATTTTAAACGGCTATAAAGGAGAATTACACTATGTCAAACACCTTACTGCCTTACGCTTCCGAAAAAGCCAGCCAGTTCAGCGAATCGGTCATCCGTGAAATGTCGCGCATCGCCGCCGCGCATCAGGCGATCAATCTCGCACAGGGTTTCCCCGACTTTCCTGCGCCGAACGAAATCAAAGAGGCCGCGGTCACGGCAATTAACAGCGATTACAATCAATATGCGATCACCTGGGGCAGTCAGTCGCTGCGTGAAGCGATCGCCTGGAAGAGCCGGCGCGATTACGGCATCGAACTCGATCCGCAGCGCCAAATCACCGTTTGCTGCGGCTCAACGGAAGGCATGATCGCCACGCTACTCGCTACCGTCAATCCAGGCGATGAAGTGATCATTTTCCAGCCTTTCTACGAAAATTATGGACCCGACGCCATCTTGTGCGGTGCGACGCCGCGCTATGTCGCGCTGCAGCCGCCGTCCTTCTCTTTCTCGCCGGACGAACTGAGCGCCGCTTTTAATGAACGCACCCGAGCCATTATCATCAACACGCCGAATAACCCGACCGGCAAAGTTTTTAACCGTGACGAACTGCAGCTGATCGCCGATCTTTGCATCAAACACGACGTCCTAGCGATCACCGATGAGATTTATGAGCACATCTTATTCGACGGCGCGCTTCATGTCCCGCTTTATACGTTGCCTCAGATGGCGGAGCGCACCATCGTGATCAATAGCATTTCAAAGACTTACAGCGTTACCGGCTGGCGGATCGGTTTCATTCTCGCTTCGTCGGAAATCACGCAGTCGATCCGCAAGGTCCATGACTTTCTCACGGTCGGCGCGGCCGCGCCGCTCCAGGAAGCCGCAGCGGCCGCATTGCGCTGGGAACCAGCCTATTATCAGGAGCTGGCCGAATTTTACCGCGCACGGCGCGATTATCTGCTGCGTGAACTGACACAGCTCGGCTTTTCCTGCTGCACGCCAAGCGGCGCATATTACATCATGGCCGACATCACGCCGCTCGGCTGGGACAACGATATCGCCTTCTCCCGCTACCTGGCCGAAGAGGTCGGCGTTGCGGTCGTTCCCGGTTCGAGCTTTTATCAATCGGATCATCCCAAGCGTCATCACTTCGTCCGCTTTTGCTTCTGCAAAAAGATTTCCACACTGGAAGCCGCGGTCGAACGACTGCAAAAATTGAAGGAGGTTCCACGAAAATGAATCGAAAACGCTTTTTCTTACCGACACTCTTAGCCGTCATCAGCCTCTTGACCGCCTTCGCCGCCGGTTGTTCAAACGGCGCAGCGCCAGGCAGCGATAAGCCTTTGAAATTAGGCGTCACCGCCGGGCCTCACGCCGAAGTCGCCGAAATCGTGAAAAAAACAGCGGAAAAAGACGGCCTCAAAATCGAAATCGTCGAATTCAGCGATTACGTCCAGCCCAACGCGGCTTTAAGTCAGGGCGATATCAAAGCCAATAGTTTTCAGCATCAGCCCTACCTCGACAATGTCGTCAAAGACCGTAAGTTTGAAATCGTTTCGGTAGCCAAGACCATTCTTTTCCCGATGGGCATTTACTCGCAGAAACTGAAAACGATGCAAGATTTGCCGAACGGTGCCGTGATCGCCATTCCCAATGACCCGACCAACGGCGGGCGCGCCTTGCTGCTCTTGGAAAAAGCCGGTTTGTTGAGACTGAAAGAAGGCATCGGCCATACCGCGACGCCGACTGACATTGTAAGCAATCCGAAGAACCTGCGCTTCAAAGAACTCGACGCAGCACAGATTCCGCGTTCGCTGGGCGATCTCGATCTTGCCGCCATCAATACCAATTATGCAATGACAGCCGGTCTGTTGCCGACCAAAGACGCGCTGCTCTTAGAGGACGGCAATTCACCTTACGCCAATGTCATCGCAGTGCAAACGAAAGATAAGAACGATCCGGCAATCGCCAAGCTGATCAAAGCCTATCAGTCACCGGAAGTGAAAGCTTTCGTCGCTGAACATTTCAAAGGCGCGGCCATTGCCGCCTGGTAAAGCATAATAAAACAGCCGGGAGGTGAACGGGCTTAGCCTGCTTCACCTCTCGGCTGTTTTATTATTTTCCTTTGCGCACTGTCCAAGCGTCGATCAAAGCACCGCTTTGCATAAACGATTTCACGCTCAGTTCGCCGCCGTTGACTTCGACCGTCATATAATTCGGCTCGTCAATCGGGTTGAAGAAGAATTCATCCCAGTCCTTGGCCAGCGTCGCCTTATATGTCTTGGTTCCGCTCCGGCCGCAGGTCACGTAGATCGTGCCTTGCGCAGACTCTTGCATAATTTGTCCGCCGTAGAGCGGATAACTGCGGACATAATCATGATCATGTCCGGCAAAGACGATGTCGACATGATACTTGTCGAACAGCGGCGTCAATCCGTCGCGCAACTCTTCATCGCCGGGCTTCGGGCGGTTATGGTAGGGCGGGCGATGGATCAGCACCACCTTCCACTGTTTGGCGCTGGCCGCCAAGTCCTGTTCCAGCCAACTTTTTTGCAGCTCCAGCATATTGGCGACGAAACTTCGTTCTTCGCCGAGCTGACTGTCGAGCACACTGAAATGAACATTGCCATAGTCAAACGAATACACTTGCCCCTTCAGCCCTTCCGGTCCGTTGCTAGGAACCTTGAGCTGTGAGGTAAAAAGCGTCGGCAGCGAGAATTTGGCTTCCGGCGTATACGTTTCATGGTTGCCGACTACCGGGACAAGCGGAATTGCGTCAATAACTCCTTTTCCGGCGTTAAGCCAGCCATTCCACTGGCCGTAGTCCTGTCCGACATCGACCAGATCACCGACGTTGACGAGAAACGCGGCATCCTGGTTGGCCTGATATGCCTGATGCAGCGTCTTTTGCCACAGTTCATACGTATAGGATTGCGAATCGCCAAACATCAAAAACTTAAATTTTTCTGGCCGCGCCGGCGCGGTCGTGAAACTGTTGATCTCGCTCCACTCTTCACCGTCACCGACCCGGTACAGATAACGGCTGCCGGGTATGAGACCGGTCAGCGTGACCGAATGGATGCTCATGTTCCCCGCATTGCTCGCCAGTTCTTCCGCCTGCGCCTGTGCCGTACGGGGATTCACGGGCAAAGTGAAACCGTTCGTGACCTGCGCATATTGTACAAGCCCAGATTTCGCTGTGACGTCCGTTCGCCAGGTCACGGTCTGCGTCGTTTTCGGATCGGAGGCCCAGGTCAGCGTGACATGATCCGGCGCCGCCTTCGCGCCGCTCGGTCCCGACAGCAGCAAGGCCAATGCTGTGACCGCCGCGACGCCGAACAGCATGGCGCATTGGATTATTCGTTTTCTTTGCAGCATAGCATCCTCTCCTTTTTCCGCTATTCGTTCTCTTTTAAAATGTATCATCGCTCTTAGCACTATGCAAGCATGAAAAGCACTTCCATTAGACTTTTTCCCTCAATCTTAGTATGATAGGTAAAGTGTTCGTTTCTTCTTGCGCCACTGCGCAAAATACTTCCCAGGATGTGATTCGATGAATTTTGAAAACCTTCCCCTGCTGATCATTCTCGTCTTAGGCGTATTGGGCAATAACCATACCGTATCGATAGCTGCCCTGATTCTGCTGCTCATCAAGCTGCTCGGGTTCGGCCAATGGTTCCCTTTTATCGAAGCGCACGGCATCAATATCGGCGTGATCATTCTGACCCTGGCCGTTCTTGTACCGCTTGCGCAAGGGCGCATCGACGCAGGCGACATCGCAAGTGCACTAAAATCTCCTGTCGGTCTTGTCGCGGTAGCGGTTGGAATTTTTGTCGCCTGGGTCGCCGCCCAAGGCGTACCGTTCATGAAAGGCTCACCGGAAACAGTGACCGCGCTGGTAACCGGCACGATCATCGGCGTCTGTTTTTTCAACGGCCTGGCCGTGGGACCTCTCATCGCCGGTGGTATGGTTTCTTTACTCGTCAGCTTATCCGGTTTATGGAAGCAATGATTACAAGCAAGAGGGTGTCGCAAAAAGGTTGTTTAAAACCTTTTTTGCGACACCCTCTTGCCTTTTCTAGCCATTCAGATCTGAGATCGGCAGCTTGATAGTAAAGGTGGTTCCCTGGCCGAGTTCGCTTGCCACACTGATCTCGCCGCCATGCTTCTTGACGATATCGTAGCTGACGCTCAATCCAAGCCCTGTACCTTCACCAATTTCCTTCGTCGTGTAGAACGGTTCGAAGATGCGGTTTATCGCTTCCGGCTCAATCCCTTTGCCCGTATCGGAAACGCTGATGAAGATAAATTTCCCTTCCTGCCAGCTGCGGATTGCGATTCGTCCGCTGCCTTCGATGGCCTGCACCGCATTGAGCAAAAGATTCATGAACACCTGGTTCAGTTGTCCCAGATTGCAGTTGATATCGGGGATGACGCCCAGATCTTTCTCGACCGCAGCCTTGTACTTCAGCTCGTTCCAAATGATATTGACCGTGCTTTCAATACCTTCATTGACGTTGGATATTTTTCGCACGTCATCGAAGCGGGCAAAACTTTTCAAATCCTGTACGATTTTTTTGACCCGATCGGCGCCATCCAACGTCTCTTTCAGCAAATCCTGCGTATCGGCCAACAGATAGTCAATCTCAAGTCTTGTTCTCGCTTGCTCCAGTTCGGCCGTCAACGCAGCGATCCGTTCTTGGCACTGCTGACATTGCACATGCTCTTTGGGCAGTTGCAAAAGCGCCGCCTTGAACTCGTCCTGTACGGCCAGGAACGCGTTCAGCTTCTCGGTATAGCTTTGCAACATCCCCAGGTTGCTGATGATATAGCCCATTGGATTATTGATCTCATGCGCGACGCCAGCCGCCAGCTGACCGATCGAAGCCATTTTTTCCTGTTGCACGATCTGCGACTGCATATTCTTCAACTCGGCGTACGCCG of Azotosporobacter soli contains these proteins:
- a CDS encoding DUF441 domain-containing protein, translated to MNFENLPLLIILVLGVLGNNHTVSIAALILLLIKLLGFGQWFPFIEAHGINIGVIILTLAVLVPLAQGRIDAGDIASALKSPVGLVAVAVGIFVAWVAAQGVPFMKGSPETVTALVTGTIIGVCFFNGLAVGPLIAGGMVSLLVSLSGLWKQ
- a CDS encoding 2-oxoacid:ferredoxin oxidoreductase subunit beta; this encodes MNRLPHIWCPGCGNGIVMKAIAQAIDKQGLDQNKTVIVSGIGCSSRASGYMDFDTLHTAHGRAIPFATGIKLANPELNVIVITGDGDCTAIGGNHFIHGARRNVDLTVVLFNNNIYGMTGGQASPLTPLGKKATTAPYGSVDRAFDACELAKAAGATYVARSTAYHVNQMVDLIAEGIANKGFSFVETMTPCPISYGRRNKLGDAAAMLKGMSQQAVPLIAYEKMSEEQREGKIPTGVLHKSQFPEYCSEYAQVICMAGEGEV
- a CDS encoding metallophosphoesterase family protein; its protein translation is MLQRKRIIQCAMLFGVAAVTALALLLSGPSGAKAAPDHVTLTWASDPKTTQTVTWRTDVTAKSGLVQYAQVTNGFTLPVNPRTAQAQAEELASNAGNMSIHSVTLTGLIPGSRYLYRVGDGEEWSEINSFTTAPARPEKFKFLMFGDSQSYTYELWQKTLHQAYQANQDAAFLVNVGDLVDVGQDYGQWNGWLNAGKGVIDAIPLVPVVGNHETYTPEAKFSLPTLFTSQLKVPSNGPEGLKGQVYSFDYGNVHFSVLDSQLGEERSFVANMLELQKSWLEQDLAASAKQWKVVLIHRPPYHNRPKPGDEELRDGLTPLFDKYHVDIVFAGHDHDYVRSYPLYGGQIMQESAQGTIYVTCGRSGTKTYKATLAKDWDEFFFNPIDEPNYMTVEVNGGELSVKSFMQSGALIDAWTVRKGK
- a CDS encoding MetQ/NlpA family ABC transporter substrate-binding protein, with the protein product MNRKRFFLPTLLAVISLLTAFAAGCSNGAAPGSDKPLKLGVTAGPHAEVAEIVKKTAEKDGLKIEIVEFSDYVQPNAALSQGDIKANSFQHQPYLDNVVKDRKFEIVSVAKTILFPMGIYSQKLKTMQDLPNGAVIAIPNDPTNGGRALLLLEKAGLLRLKEGIGHTATPTDIVSNPKNLRFKELDAAQIPRSLGDLDLAAINTNYAMTAGLLPTKDALLLEDGNSPYANVIAVQTKDKNDPAIAKLIKAYQSPEVKAFVAEHFKGAAIAAW
- a CDS encoding 4Fe-4S dicluster domain-containing protein, with the protein product MQHEITIISERCKGCNICVGLCPKQVLGLDTLSKVQVLKGEDCIGCGQCELRCPDYAIYVEKKVSK
- a CDS encoding 2-oxoacid:acceptor oxidoreductase subunit alpha — protein: MSEARLMQGNEACAEGALAAGVRFFGGYPITPSTEIAEHMAGALPALGGTFIQMEDEIAGIAVVLGAALAGKKVLTATSGPGFSLKQELIGYGCIAEIPAVIVNVQRTGPSTGQPTSPSQGDIMQARWGTHGDHPMIALSPWTVRESFDVAVKAVNYAERFRTPVIILLDEVVGHMRERVVLPRPEEIDVYPRRKPVVTEGEPYKPFKPMDDLVPSPADFGTGHRYHVTGLFHDETGFPSGNAKLTKDVTHRLHEKIMRAQDEITHYDEFFMEDAEIVVVAYGGTARTAYAGVEAARKKGVKVGMVRLMTIWPFADKIIKKIAAQAKAILVPEMNYGQLVLEVERVAAGQAKVVSLPKYDTEIFTPQEIVAAIEDLNAEVAK
- a CDS encoding pyridoxal phosphate-dependent aminotransferase encodes the protein MSNTLLPYASEKASQFSESVIREMSRIAAAHQAINLAQGFPDFPAPNEIKEAAVTAINSDYNQYAITWGSQSLREAIAWKSRRDYGIELDPQRQITVCCGSTEGMIATLLATVNPGDEVIIFQPFYENYGPDAILCGATPRYVALQPPSFSFSPDELSAAFNERTRAIIINTPNNPTGKVFNRDELQLIADLCIKHDVLAITDEIYEHILFDGALHVPLYTLPQMAERTIVINSISKTYSVTGWRIGFILASSEITQSIRKVHDFLTVGAAAPLQEAAAAALRWEPAYYQELAEFYRARRDYLLRELTQLGFSCCTPSGAYYIMADITPLGWDNDIAFSRYLAEEVGVAVVPGSSFYQSDHPKRHHFVRFCFCKKISTLEAAVERLQKLKEVPRK